A window of Nicotiana sylvestris chromosome 8, ASM39365v2, whole genome shotgun sequence genomic DNA:
GAGGAGCTTGTATTGGTCATGTGGTTTGCATTGAAGGTGGCATCACTCTTGCTGCACTCACTGCAGCATTTCATGGCATTGATCCTGATACAGCATGCCTCATTACTGAGGGCTTGTTATTTACCTGGTGGGTTTGTGGTATTTATACTGGCATGGCTCGTCAGATGTTACAAAGAAAATATCATCTTAAGGTAAACTTAACCTTTTTTTGTAAATTATCATTTTAAGAtcgatttaagttatatacacttACAACGTACAAATACAGGATTCACCATGTGATCCATGTATGGTGCATTGTTGTTTGCATTGGTGTGCCTTGTGTCAAGAACACAGAGAGATGAAGCTTCACTTATCGGCCAATGATACCCCAGCAACAACTGTTGTAAACCCACCACCACTTCAAGAGATGAATGCAAGTGGAAATGATGATCAAGTTGAAGCTAATAATTCTTCTGGAAAAGAAATTGTACCATATGATAATTTGGAGATGCAATCCTTATAAGAATGctctctatttttatttttattttctttggcaGCGTTTTACATTGTTTTATATTGAAGAATTTAGTCATTTGATAATAAATAGTAAAATTTGTGACAGTAGTGAATTTAATTAAGCTGTCAAAGTTTTGATATCAGTATTA
This region includes:
- the LOC104210796 gene encoding cell number regulator 6-like, with amino-acid sequence MATGTYVRLTKEQETSLQNITPGELNQPIDVPKQTTARCEHCGQNLPPSYEPPADEDWQTGIFGCTEDVDSCLVGVFCPCVLFGRHMKTLNDEISSRGACIGHVVCIEGGITLAALTAAFHGIDPDTACLITEGLLFTWWVCGIYTGMARQMLQRKYHLKDSPCDPCMVHCCLHWCALCQEHREMKLHLSANDTPATTVVNPPPLQEMNASGNDDQVEANNSSGKEIVPYDNLEMQSL